A genomic segment from Desulfurispirillum indicum S5 encodes:
- a CDS encoding type IV conjugative transfer system protein TraL, with product MQTNFPKYIWAPYSIGGLEPDDLTVLGIGVGVFFLISTIYGLLFIPFLFLIYRPFKRSKPRGIFRHLLFRLGLSTLSGYPRGGCRKFRE from the coding sequence ATGCAAACCAACTTTCCCAAATACATCTGGGCACCGTACAGTATCGGCGGCCTGGAGCCAGACGACCTGACCGTTCTTGGTATCGGCGTCGGAGTGTTCTTTCTGATATCCACGATATATGGCCTGCTGTTTATCCCTTTCCTGTTCCTTATCTATCGGCCATTCAAGCGCTCAAAACCCCGTGGAATCTTCCGGCACCTGCTTTTTCGTCTGGGGCTGAGCACGCTTTCAGGTTACCCACGCGGCGGCTGCCGAAAGTTCCGGGAGTAG
- a CDS encoding type IV conjugative transfer system protein TraE, producing MRRYKHLSSTARVVAKNKILLLAIVAIAFLQLLSYSTIREFSQTHRTIIQPTVVDQPYWIEGGSASAEYVQLMGRHALDLLLNYHPRSAAYQFNTLSSLYSPGTFAAAQEYYGELAERISAMGFSSVYYPSKFTITPDTITAEGMRTRWSATGKTDQQETYEITYAIRHGRFEISNIREVKR from the coding sequence ATGAGACGCTATAAGCACCTCTCCTCCACAGCCCGCGTGGTTGCCAAAAACAAAATCCTGCTGCTGGCAATCGTGGCAATAGCCTTCCTGCAGCTGCTGTCGTACTCCACCATCCGGGAATTCAGCCAGACCCACCGCACCATCATTCAACCCACCGTGGTTGACCAGCCCTACTGGATCGAAGGTGGTAGCGCAAGCGCTGAGTATGTGCAGCTTATGGGCCGCCATGCCCTTGATCTACTACTGAACTACCACCCACGCAGCGCCGCCTACCAGTTCAATACCCTCTCAAGTCTCTATAGCCCTGGCACATTTGCCGCCGCTCAGGAGTATTACGGTGAGCTGGCTGAGCGCATCAGTGCTATGGGATTTTCCAGCGTCTACTACCCCAGTAAGTTCACTATCACCCCTGACACCATCACAGCAGAGGGCATGCGCACACGCTGGAGCGCCACCGGCAAAACAGACCAGCAGGAGACGTACGAAATCACCTACGCCATACGCCATGGCCGCTTTGAAATTTCAAACATCCGGGAGGTCAAGCGATGA
- a CDS encoding TraK domain-containing protein, with product MKRTIATLFTLLCLPLYSAATIKPDIPTPIELSNLEPNRILCPIGDHVSQIVFADDKPLTVQYQNTQAFLQFKHAVVSDETGNEVERLHYSESTDLYAICGDDVYHLVASPKAIRGQTIRLGDPGLQNIRNTLADFRQLDIVDRAQHIVERAYTENLPTSWQVWNERKEPLDQFDQITAHHRRTIEAPGTGLQLREYVIISKQSGVELTERDFIHPPFTHHPFFISLVDHRLQKGEQTRLFVVERVR from the coding sequence ATGAAACGCACCATAGCTACCCTGTTCACGCTCTTGTGCCTGCCACTGTACAGTGCAGCCACCATCAAGCCAGATATCCCAACACCTATCGAACTCTCAAACCTTGAGCCAAACCGCATCTTGTGCCCCATCGGTGACCACGTCTCCCAAATAGTATTTGCCGATGACAAACCCCTCACAGTGCAGTATCAGAACACCCAGGCATTCTTGCAATTCAAGCATGCCGTGGTCAGCGATGAAACTGGCAACGAAGTAGAACGCCTGCACTACAGCGAGTCCACTGACCTGTATGCTATTTGTGGTGATGACGTGTACCACCTGGTAGCCAGCCCCAAGGCTATCCGTGGCCAAACAATTCGACTGGGAGACCCTGGACTCCAAAATATCCGCAACACCCTGGCGGATTTTCGGCAGCTGGATATTGTAGACCGCGCCCAGCACATCGTTGAGCGTGCCTATACGGAAAACCTCCCCACTAGCTGGCAAGTATGGAATGAGCGCAAAGAGCCCCTTGACCAGTTTGATCAAATCACCGCACACCACCGCCGCACCATCGAGGCACCCGGCACCGGCTTACAGCTGCGTGAATACGTCATTATCAGCAAGCAAAGCGGTGTGGAACTTACCGAGCGTGACTTCATCCACCCACCATTCACCCACCACCCGTTCTTTATCTCCCTGGTCGATCACAGACTGCAAAAGGGTGAACAGACCAGGCTGTTCGTTGTGGAGCGTGTGCGATGA
- a CDS encoding TrbI/VirB10 family protein produces MSEILEKIKEVWANLDPRWRVIGMIAVIGMSIGTVDRYVLRPVDKPEPAPATQQRLSPGVTKQTELPFNRQFDDDMFADVRRDQQAFQRQMQEKIEAQEQELQALREQARIIEQLQPYLQHDGSAYPPPGISPAPSPSVPEPEARPRPGTREVQQQQYQPAAPEPVRTVRWSGGVRVAENSFTPEVITEEKVRRTVYMPSGSFARATLLNGTSAKTSLAGQSNPHIVKLRIDDLTVLPNDLKRNLDGCFIQASAHGDLADERVHLELATLSCLTHDGRGVIDQNVKGYVTAADGQKGLPGEVFAAFPGSLWRGALVSAIGGLGEFASEYRSNSTTTVTGAGLVSEQGNMSFEDYVIGGLGTGVRQYTEDLAEFYSSLIRQQGPSIQILPGARVTVHFSTGTELKIREICNEELEQCDDLS; encoded by the coding sequence ATGAGTGAGATCCTGGAAAAAATCAAAGAGGTATGGGCCAACCTGGACCCACGGTGGAGAGTTATCGGCATGATTGCCGTTATCGGTATGAGTATCGGCACCGTGGATCGCTATGTACTGCGTCCAGTTGACAAACCAGAGCCTGCCCCGGCAACCCAGCAGCGCTTGAGCCCCGGAGTGACCAAGCAAACAGAATTGCCGTTTAATCGGCAGTTTGACGACGATATGTTCGCAGACGTGCGCCGCGACCAGCAGGCCTTCCAGCGCCAGATGCAGGAAAAAATTGAAGCCCAGGAGCAGGAACTGCAGGCCTTGCGCGAGCAGGCGCGAATTATTGAGCAGCTGCAGCCTTACCTTCAGCACGACGGCAGCGCCTACCCTCCACCGGGCATTTCCCCGGCCCCGTCCCCTTCAGTTCCTGAGCCAGAAGCAAGGCCGCGACCTGGTACCCGCGAAGTCCAGCAGCAACAGTATCAGCCTGCCGCACCTGAGCCGGTGCGCACCGTGCGCTGGAGTGGTGGTGTCCGGGTAGCTGAGAACAGCTTCACGCCAGAGGTTATCACCGAAGAAAAAGTGCGGCGCACGGTGTACATGCCCAGTGGCTCCTTTGCCCGCGCCACCTTACTCAATGGCACCAGCGCAAAGACCAGCCTGGCTGGCCAAAGCAATCCTCATATCGTCAAACTGCGAATTGACGACCTGACCGTACTACCAAATGACCTCAAGAGAAATTTGGATGGATGTTTTATTCAGGCCAGTGCCCACGGCGACCTGGCTGATGAGCGAGTGCATCTGGAGCTGGCGACTCTGTCTTGTTTGACCCATGACGGCAGAGGTGTGATTGACCAGAACGTCAAAGGGTATGTCACCGCTGCAGACGGTCAAAAAGGGCTGCCTGGTGAGGTATTCGCTGCATTTCCCGGCAGCCTATGGCGCGGAGCACTGGTATCCGCTATCGGTGGCCTTGGTGAGTTTGCCTCAGAGTATCGCAGCAACTCTACCACTACGGTTACCGGTGCTGGATTGGTGTCTGAGCAAGGCAATATGAGTTTTGAGGACTACGTGATCGGTGGCCTTGGCACCGGAGTGCGCCAATACACCGAGGATCTCGCTGAATTCTACTCAAGCCTGATCAGGCAGCAAGGCCCATCTATTCAAATCCTGCCCGGTGCCAGAGTGACCGTTCATTTCTCCACCGGCACAGAACTCAAAATCCGGGAAATTTGCAATGAGGAGTTAGAACAATGCGACGACCTCTCCTAA
- a CDS encoding TraV family lipoprotein, with the protein MRYTLIAILLSTLTIISACGKKAPEPIVIEETAPAATQTSEDLYKEELFTTYRSLLAEPSTPMVVPPRTMRGYVVPHERIARNGSSTLIDEHYRYWQTGQAQWILEGLQRRGRE; encoded by the coding sequence ATGAGATACACACTGATCGCCATCCTGCTGTCCACACTGACGATAATCAGCGCCTGTGGCAAGAAAGCGCCAGAGCCCATTGTTATAGAAGAAACTGCACCAGCGGCAACTCAAACGAGTGAAGACCTCTACAAGGAGGAGCTGTTTACAACCTACCGTAGCCTGCTTGCTGAGCCGAGCACCCCGATGGTGGTGCCACCCCGCACCATGCGAGGGTATGTGGTGCCTCATGAGCGCATAGCCCGCAATGGCAGCTCGACGCTTATTGATGAGCACTACCGCTACTGGCAGACCGGCCAGGCTCAGTGGATACTTGAGGGCCTGCAGCGCAGGGGCAGGGAGTAA
- a CDS encoding TraC family protein, which yields MVARKLLDRFDKLLGTTYGGGVTYGDIQDMVSRHPFGPFLPYISHDSATHTWYNSDDSVGFLFECSPLYFAGDDSYTQMEALFKKELPNNTVIQFILAADDYIDPMLDRYLATTSVENPVLQNIAKMQADYLRQSKRGLPSVSSLPVRHFRSPVSIKFPEKKVSALKLRQLYKETREILAGAGMNPQPMGPQKLLHWLRRVFNSNKDIHSPALGSYNDAIPMNKQIVLAESEIDVEGRYIKIGSKNHDGQFEGSYFRGISIKSPAPSIDSLEMHGVVGAITGGGYFADTQQIPCNFILSVNIFFHKNINAALGRKATMTVRQQATEQDAKTLSKRQNEFTTIKDDLAHNRTYVRIMPTMWIYDRDLEKVDNAVSTAKNLWEASGFLMQEESHIQTPTFLATLPFGLIPDESIIKNMVRDFQCNTQQALPLLPVQADFAAFSKNPVIPFIGRKGQLQGIDIFDPRAKSYNGLVAADTGTGKSVLMNYIIMNYLRTGAKVTGIDIGDSYRNTCNMVGGQYIDFEKQISMNPFGFVSVGGDAEDQNENLQVVVPLIAQMAFAHDSVIDNEYWSLLDMAVKWSWETYGPDADVNSVWQYCKEFKQRYSGELQHADKIMAEKAELLSIFLEKWTTTKNGVYGGWVNGRSELNIKNNNFTIFELQRIKGIPDLFSVMSLILINAITMDLYLSDRSRKKIVLLEEAGQFLRESPLLLQVVNEMYRRIRKYGGGSFVVTQSLLDTLSWGDTGRTIMDNARWKFLLESDSFPKAKDEKLLDVSDFVLELMKSTKSRKPDYSEIFAMTPIGMGHMRLSLPRWVFYAVSTDGPVVSQIEKLRKEGLSYDQAISWMVDNFEF from the coding sequence ATGGTAGCCCGCAAACTCCTTGACCGCTTTGATAAGTTGCTCGGCACTACCTATGGTGGTGGTGTCACCTACGGAGATATCCAGGACATGGTCTCACGCCACCCGTTTGGCCCATTCCTGCCCTACATCTCCCACGACAGCGCTACCCATACCTGGTACAACAGCGACGACAGCGTGGGCTTCCTCTTTGAGTGCAGCCCACTCTATTTTGCTGGTGATGATAGCTATACCCAGATGGAGGCTCTTTTCAAAAAAGAGCTGCCAAACAACACCGTCATACAGTTTATTTTGGCAGCTGATGACTATATCGATCCCATGCTTGATCGCTACCTGGCCACCACCAGCGTAGAGAATCCGGTTCTGCAGAACATTGCCAAGATGCAGGCCGATTATCTGCGTCAGTCAAAGCGTGGCCTGCCAAGTGTCAGCTCCCTGCCAGTGCGCCACTTCAGAAGCCCGGTGAGCATTAAGTTCCCAGAGAAAAAAGTCTCTGCCCTCAAGCTTCGCCAGCTCTACAAAGAGACCAGGGAGATTCTTGCTGGCGCTGGCATGAACCCTCAGCCCATGGGGCCTCAGAAACTCCTGCACTGGCTTCGCCGGGTATTTAACTCCAACAAGGATATCCATAGCCCCGCCCTTGGCAGCTACAACGACGCCATTCCTATGAACAAGCAAATCGTGCTTGCTGAGAGTGAAATCGACGTTGAAGGCCGGTACATCAAGATTGGAAGCAAGAATCACGACGGGCAATTTGAGGGCAGCTACTTCCGGGGAATCTCGATTAAAAGCCCTGCCCCAAGCATTGACTCACTGGAAATGCATGGGGTTGTGGGGGCAATCACGGGCGGCGGCTACTTTGCCGACACCCAGCAGATCCCCTGTAACTTTATCCTCAGCGTCAATATTTTCTTCCACAAAAACATCAATGCTGCCCTTGGCCGCAAGGCCACTATGACCGTGCGCCAGCAGGCCACAGAGCAGGACGCAAAAACCCTCAGCAAGCGCCAGAACGAGTTCACCACTATCAAGGACGACCTGGCCCACAACCGAACTTACGTGCGCATTATGCCCACTATGTGGATATATGACCGGGACCTGGAAAAGGTGGATAATGCCGTATCCACCGCCAAAAACCTGTGGGAGGCCAGCGGCTTCTTAATGCAGGAAGAGTCGCATATCCAGACTCCCACCTTCCTGGCCACCCTGCCCTTTGGCCTGATTCCCGATGAGTCCATCATCAAAAATATGGTGCGCGACTTCCAGTGCAACACGCAGCAAGCGCTGCCCCTGCTCCCGGTGCAGGCGGACTTTGCGGCGTTCTCCAAGAATCCGGTCATTCCCTTTATTGGCCGCAAAGGACAGCTGCAGGGAATTGATATCTTCGATCCACGGGCAAAATCCTACAACGGTCTGGTGGCCGCCGACACCGGCACCGGTAAATCGGTACTCATGAACTACATCATCATGAACTACCTGCGCACCGGGGCCAAGGTAACTGGAATTGATATCGGGGATAGCTACCGCAACACCTGCAATATGGTTGGCGGCCAATACATCGATTTTGAAAAGCAGATCTCCATGAACCCCTTTGGTTTCGTCAGCGTTGGCGGCGATGCCGAGGACCAGAACGAGAACCTGCAGGTTGTGGTGCCACTAATCGCACAGATGGCATTCGCCCACGACAGCGTGATCGATAATGAATACTGGAGCCTCCTTGACATGGCTGTGAAGTGGTCATGGGAAACTTATGGCCCTGACGCTGATGTGAACAGTGTCTGGCAATACTGCAAAGAGTTCAAACAACGATACAGTGGCGAACTGCAGCACGCGGACAAGATCATGGCCGAGAAAGCGGAGCTACTGAGTATCTTCCTGGAAAAATGGACCACGACAAAAAATGGTGTCTACGGCGGCTGGGTCAATGGGCGCAGCGAGCTCAACATCAAAAACAACAATTTCACCATCTTCGAGCTTCAGCGAATCAAGGGTATTCCTGATCTTTTCAGCGTCATGAGCCTGATTCTCATTAACGCCATCACGATGGATCTTTACCTCTCCGACCGTTCCCGCAAGAAAATTGTCCTGCTCGAAGAAGCAGGTCAATTCCTGCGGGAATCCCCGCTCCTGCTGCAGGTCGTCAACGAAATGTACCGGCGCATACGCAAGTATGGCGGCGGGTCATTCGTGGTAACCCAATCGCTGCTTGACACCCTCAGCTGGGGCGACACCGGGCGAACCATTATGGACAACGCCCGCTGGAAGTTCCTGCTTGAGTCAGACTCCTTCCCCAAAGCCAAGGACGAAAAACTCCTCGATGTCAGCGACTTCGTGCTGGAGCTCATGAAGTCCACCAAATCAAGAAAGCCTGACTATAGCGAGATCTTCGCCATGACCCCTATCGGCATGGGCCACATGCGCCTGAGCCTGCCACGGTGGGTTTTCTACGCAGTCTCCACCGATGGCCCGGTGGTCTCCCAGATCGAAAAACTCAGAAAGGAGGGACTATCCTATGACCAGGCTATTAGCTGGATGGTTGATAATTTTGAGTTTTAG
- the traN gene encoding conjugal transfer protein TraN: MKKLITLLLVLIPLVAIADMSPVCPDEYTYNPFDGTCEQIISTCAPACSVSEDENCSPQQACEPCPGHQWHTGHNQCAQRTTAPLSNFEPGDVFDGVVNLGDNICMPWGQFLQDDEDDIWAPTDNMRHCRDNVCPEDIDQCFRTTQFPHHCTGYSGQFQYMETDHVCDWTRNIQECTNGFTFNHSTRQCEQYLTQNRSCPQGQYTVNPETELCEEFLTAPYTCSVGSYNSTTGRCERLLTAAYTCSPGSTYNSSTKRCESTNTVASTCPAGSTCPPTPRTCPSGYTLSGTSCVRTTSSAPSCPSGYSFVGANNRCERFDNPAPTCPSTYNFVHANHRCERFRQAEPCGSGYFNAPHKARVMRVYRALFSRDPEASGLNYWFEVSRNTPSDAELVSAMLASASTQDRNRFHEKAANHPTYTTWSAQQTNAMALAMYHSIPAAGQCQRVITQNQCASGYTHIASDHLCQDQYELHGNTCRRILQMEGICPEGTRRNLTTRLCETITTTTPACATPGECDETDNYLPTTCPNHFWCAEFEEQPCPSSHPAFNQVTLQCERVVQTQPPTCSAGYSWNSSSLMCERTLTHTPYTSPGQNPSERCVLRIEQEPTCPPDHPYRIDDKCYSRWKCPFDPGNPSKPCRDIWNQGNPVCSEHDCLIVSETEEEYEDDEYIDDGQTDEYGQCLDQMFFFSGENVRCYRRGIRRLLTSCCTTRNPDGMTHAISGCNDREYRAFHRPTNQEPVTMIGRTVYPSQRKPGAVYLGKRCAVRWSGIGCVQSQEVYCVFSSLLARLIHEQGRLQLPARFDPDRPFGTTRAPNCRGFTPEEFTMIDISNIDLSEFYDWLLSTVPAEVDDIGNILIPETPPPTFHAPEASDVLERGFESLGVEQ, translated from the coding sequence ATGAAAAAATTAATAACCCTTCTTCTGGTACTTATCCCGCTTGTAGCTATAGCTGACATGAGTCCTGTATGTCCTGATGAATACACGTATAACCCTTTTGACGGTACGTGCGAGCAGATTATCAGCACATGTGCGCCTGCATGCTCCGTATCTGAAGATGAAAACTGTTCCCCACAGCAGGCTTGCGAGCCATGCCCAGGGCATCAGTGGCATACTGGTCACAATCAGTGCGCGCAGCGCACTACAGCACCACTAAGCAACTTTGAGCCCGGCGACGTGTTTGACGGGGTGGTCAATCTCGGTGATAACATCTGCATGCCGTGGGGCCAGTTTCTGCAGGATGATGAAGATGACATCTGGGCACCAACAGACAATATGCGCCACTGCCGAGACAATGTCTGTCCAGAGGACATTGACCAGTGCTTTCGGACCACCCAGTTTCCCCATCATTGCACCGGGTATTCCGGTCAATTCCAGTATATGGAAACCGACCATGTGTGCGACTGGACCCGTAATATCCAGGAGTGCACTAATGGATTTACTTTTAATCACTCCACGAGGCAGTGCGAGCAATACCTGACTCAAAACAGGTCCTGCCCACAGGGGCAATACACCGTTAATCCTGAAACAGAGCTGTGTGAAGAGTTCTTAACCGCACCCTACACATGCTCTGTTGGTAGCTATAATTCCACCACGGGACGCTGCGAAAGACTTCTCACCGCTGCTTATACCTGCAGCCCTGGAAGCACGTATAATTCCAGCACAAAAAGGTGCGAATCCACCAACACGGTTGCCTCTACCTGCCCTGCCGGAAGCACCTGTCCTCCCACGCCGCGCACGTGCCCTTCTGGCTACACCCTCTCCGGTACAAGCTGTGTGCGAACAACCAGCTCAGCCCCATCCTGCCCATCTGGTTATTCGTTCGTAGGAGCAAATAACCGATGTGAGCGCTTTGATAACCCGGCACCCACCTGCCCGTCAACGTACAACTTTGTACATGCAAACCATCGCTGTGAGCGATTCCGGCAGGCAGAGCCCTGCGGAAGTGGTTACTTCAACGCGCCCCATAAAGCCAGGGTAATGCGAGTCTATCGAGCGCTATTCAGTCGTGACCCGGAAGCATCAGGGCTGAATTACTGGTTCGAAGTCTCTCGTAACACACCCAGTGACGCTGAATTGGTAAGCGCCATGCTGGCATCAGCATCCACCCAGGACCGCAATCGCTTCCATGAGAAAGCAGCCAATCACCCCACATACACCACATGGAGTGCCCAACAAACTAATGCCATGGCCCTCGCCATGTACCACAGCATCCCTGCTGCCGGTCAGTGTCAGCGCGTTATTACCCAGAATCAGTGCGCATCTGGATACACCCATATTGCCTCAGATCATCTTTGCCAGGATCAGTATGAGCTACATGGCAATACCTGCCGTCGCATCCTGCAGATGGAAGGTATTTGCCCGGAAGGTACCCGGCGCAACCTTACTACGAGGCTCTGCGAAACCATCACCACCACTACTCCGGCCTGTGCTACTCCTGGTGAATGTGACGAGACAGACAACTATCTTCCCACCACTTGCCCGAACCACTTCTGGTGTGCCGAGTTTGAAGAGCAACCCTGCCCATCCTCTCACCCGGCGTTTAACCAAGTCACCCTGCAGTGCGAGCGTGTGGTGCAGACCCAACCTCCAACTTGCAGTGCAGGCTACAGCTGGAATAGCTCATCACTGATGTGCGAACGCACCTTGACCCACACGCCATACACAAGCCCTGGCCAAAACCCTTCCGAGCGCTGCGTGCTGCGTATAGAGCAGGAGCCCACCTGCCCACCCGATCACCCCTACCGAATAGACGATAAATGTTACTCACGCTGGAAATGCCCATTTGATCCAGGTAACCCCAGTAAGCCGTGCAGAGATATTTGGAACCAGGGCAACCCGGTATGCTCAGAGCATGATTGCCTTATTGTCTCTGAAACGGAGGAAGAGTACGAGGACGATGAATACATTGATGACGGGCAAACTGATGAGTATGGCCAATGCCTTGACCAGATGTTTTTCTTCTCCGGTGAGAACGTGCGTTGTTATCGCCGCGGTATCCGGCGACTCCTCACGAGCTGCTGCACCACACGTAATCCCGACGGGATGACCCACGCAATTTCAGGTTGTAATGACAGAGAATACAGAGCCTTCCACCGCCCCACCAATCAAGAACCTGTCACTATGATAGGCCGCACTGTTTACCCGTCACAGCGCAAGCCAGGTGCAGTCTACCTTGGCAAGCGCTGCGCCGTGCGCTGGAGCGGAATTGGCTGCGTTCAGTCACAGGAAGTCTACTGCGTATTTAGCTCGCTGCTGGCCAGACTGATCCATGAACAGGGCCGTTTACAACTGCCTGCCAGGTTTGACCCTGATCGGCCATTTGGGACTACCCGCGCACCCAACTGCCGAGGTTTCACCCCTGAAGAGTTCACCATGATTGATATCTCCAATATCGACCTCAGCGAGTTTTATGACTGGCTACTGAGTACTGTACCCGCTGAAGTGGATGATATCGGCAATATCCTTATTCCTGAAACCCCACCACCAACCTTTCATGCTCCAGAAGCGTCAGATGTCCTTGAGCGTGGATTTGAGAGTCTGGGAGTAGAACAATGA
- a CDS encoding TrbC family F-type conjugative pilus assembly protein, with the protein MKNILILVLTAVLLSISPVSAGESQAENIEAVAERINNLYFSDEWQSYLQNEQDRLKIEVFGEIIEDYIPQEFPGSRPDTPLSAGDDEPFSPAPGETVLPDGARVLVFISSSMPDHLLRTYLEQADGQPQIQFVMRGFIDGITKIMPTVEFIARLQLKDQNCEPFKEECAMHTNDVSVDPELFSQFDITQVPAMVYLPHVGTHQGLLSELPHAVLHGDPPLSWFIARAQEYDYE; encoded by the coding sequence ATGAAGAATATTCTTATCCTTGTATTGACTGCCGTACTCCTGAGCATTTCCCCGGTCAGCGCCGGGGAGAGCCAGGCCGAAAACATTGAAGCTGTGGCCGAGCGAATCAACAACCTCTATTTCTCAGACGAGTGGCAAAGTTATCTGCAAAACGAACAAGATCGGCTTAAAATCGAAGTTTTCGGTGAAATCATCGAGGATTATATTCCCCAGGAATTCCCGGGCAGCCGGCCAGATACTCCACTGTCCGCCGGGGATGACGAACCCTTCTCTCCAGCACCCGGGGAAACCGTCCTTCCCGATGGGGCCCGAGTGCTGGTGTTTATCTCAAGCTCCATGCCCGATCACCTGCTGCGCACATACCTGGAACAAGCCGACGGCCAGCCGCAGATACAGTTTGTCATGCGTGGATTCATCGACGGTATCACCAAGATCATGCCCACGGTGGAGTTCATTGCCAGGCTGCAACTGAAGGACCAAAACTGCGAGCCATTCAAAGAAGAGTGCGCGATGCACACCAATGATGTCAGCGTAGATCCTGAGCTCTTCAGTCAATTCGATATCACCCAGGTGCCAGCCATGGTCTACTTGCCCCACGTGGGTACTCACCAAGGGCTATTGTCTGAACTGCCCCACGCAGTGCTCCATGGTGACCCTCCACTCTCATGGTTCATCGCCCGTGCCCAGGAGTACGATTATGAGTAA
- a CDS encoding sensor domain-containing diguanylate cyclase, translating to MSNLYYRLQKHLPAIELSSDGIILRATNAFCELSRYDEATLLGKHAGILRRISKHVHHRLWPNLPQQWNGPLRIYTPAGTPVNVSVNVFSHDNLFYAWFQDLSKCQGNCRELLRLRQAYHTTRREATMDALTRLANRRKINEVLERETIYSNIGHTPLSLILLDIDHFKHVNDTYGHGVGDKVLIALAGLLRHNTRDNDVVGRWGGEEFIIILPGCPIGTATEIAERIRTAIAEFPFADITHPVTASIGVTGYISGESIEDLMGRVDHGMYSGKTGGRNQVVRC from the coding sequence ATGAGTAACCTGTACTACCGCCTGCAAAAGCACCTTCCCGCCATAGAGCTTTCCAGTGATGGCATTATTTTGCGGGCAACTAACGCATTCTGTGAGTTATCCAGATACGATGAGGCCACCCTTCTTGGTAAGCATGCTGGTATTCTTCGTCGCATATCAAAGCATGTCCACCACCGACTCTGGCCAAACTTACCCCAGCAATGGAATGGACCACTGCGCATCTACACGCCAGCTGGCACCCCGGTAAACGTGTCGGTCAACGTCTTCTCACACGATAATCTCTTCTATGCCTGGTTCCAGGACCTCTCCAAGTGCCAGGGCAACTGCCGGGAGCTTCTGCGCTTGAGGCAGGCCTATCACACGACCCGCCGTGAAGCCACTATGGACGCGCTGACCAGGCTGGCCAACCGCCGAAAAATCAACGAAGTGCTGGAGCGCGAAACCATCTACAGCAATATCGGCCACACTCCCCTTTCCCTGATCCTGCTCGATATCGACCACTTCAAGCACGTCAACGACACCTACGGCCATGGCGTGGGAGATAAGGTCTTGATTGCCCTGGCCGGACTCCTGCGCCACAACACCCGTGACAACGATGTGGTGGGCCGCTGGGGCGGCGAGGAATTCATCATCATCTTACCCGGCTGCCCTATAGGTACGGCAACGGAAATAGCCGAGCGTATCCGCACTGCTATTGCAGAGTTTCCATTTGCAGATATTACCCACCCGGTGACCGCCAGCATTGGCGTCACCGGGTATATCTCCGGCGAATCCATCGAGGACCTGATGGGACGGGTAGATCATGGCATGTACTCAGGCAAAACCGGTGGCCGCAACCAAGTGGTGAGGTGCTGA